cagtgaacaaactaATGCTTGCCAGAGGTGAGGCAGGTAGGGGGATGGTGATGGtaagtgggagatacaggttgCCTGTTATGGAAAGaacaagtcacaggaataaaaggcacagtataAGAAATACAGTCAATGAAATTACAATACtgttttatggtgacagatggagctacacttgtgttgagcatagcataatgtaaaaGTTTGTCAAAACCcaatgttgtacaccttaaagtAATGTAatatgtgtgtcaactatactcaaagaaaaattttcaaacaaaaatatttttattttattttatcaaaaactcaaataaaaatattatttttctaaactgagacatttaggggcacctgggtggctcagtcggttaaacatctgactttggctcgggtcatgatctcatggtttgtgggttcgagccccatgtcgggctctgtgctgacagctccgagcctggagcctgcttcagattctgtctccccctctctctgcccctccccccattgtgctctgtctctctctctcaaaaataaataaatatttaaaacaatttttaaactgagacatttaaaaatgtttaaaaagacttCAAAAAAGATGTCCCCAAGATGTTCAAAtacttttaggttttctatttgCCTTTGGAAGTCTTTACAGTTTCCACATACTCattgtttgtgtttatttaagaaattcaGGTTTACTATCTGAAACAGCCCAAAAACTATTCCCTCTGCTTTCACTTTTGATGCATTATATTCTCTACTTATGAGGACTGAGGTATATACCAAACTGTAATAAATATGgcatcccctccttccctttctcaaaaCACTTCGATGGCTTTAcattggcaataaaaaggaacccATTAGGCCTGAAAACTCTGGTCTCTTCCCTTCTATAATATCtcagcacaggggtgcctgggtggctccatggcttaagcatccaacttcagcttatgatctcatagctcatgagttcgaggcctctgtcaggctctttgctgacagctcagagcctggagcctgcttcagattttgtgtctccatctctctctgttccttcccccctcacacacactctctctttctctctcaaaaataaataaacattaaaaatttttttaaaaaatctcggCATAgatcttttccctttcattcatCCGTCTCCTTCACAAGGTTTACTTTTAATACTTACAAACTCTTTCTCACTTCACAATGTCTATGTACACTGGCCTTTTCCTGGAATATTCTTTTCCTTGCACAAATGTCTAATTCTAGGGCTTTCTTAATGTGTTGGTATAAACATCTCTCCTGAAAGTGATCTTCTGAGACAACCACTCCTAACATAGATCTCTCACTTTGGTATTCTCTCCAGAGCAGGGACCAGGTCTGTGTCTATAACCACAACCATATATCTGTATTGCTTTGGACAGTGCTTGGTacctagtaaatatttttttattgtttcataaatGACTGAATTCAGTTGAAAAATCATTGTGTACATGTTTTCTGGTACAGCAAGCTGCACTAAGCAGTTCATGGTTTTAATCTGTAATATTTGTGTTGATATTGATTCTTAGAAAACTATTTGAGTACACAAAGGTATgttggaaacatttatttttaggcatattttttttacattctactAAAGATGATTAACATATTGAGGCTATATAGTGAGAAAGTACTCTTATCCCCATTCAAATCACAATGCCTCTGTGAAGACTCCATATGGTTAACAAATATTGATGGATGTTTTCACACCTATGAAGTTACTTAAtataactttagaaataaaaattgataataaacaCCATATAGTGTGCTCTCTTACTAAATTTACCCATTTTTACATACTGGgccattaaaactataaaatttttgtaAGAAGACATATGATTGGATATTTTAAACAGTCATCAGGGTCGTTTCCCTGACTTCTAAGGAAAGAAAGTACAAGGAAGTAATGAATGCACACtaatttatgtattaaattaCTGCTATGAACACTTTCcattagatttttaataaaactgaccTTAATATTCCACGAATTTTGAGGGAGGAAATTgaaagtctttaaatttttaattttgattgttctgataaatattaaatttgatatttaatatCAAAACCCCAATAGCAGAGAACACAAAACAGTCAGCTGTTATAAACGTTCTTTAGGAAGTGAGCCAAGAGCCAATATGCTGGCTGCTGAGTCTCTTAATGGctgctttcatttcttgattCCTCAGAGTATAAATAATTGGATTAAGGAGAGGGGTGATTATAGagtaaaacacagaaagaaacttATCTACAGAGTAACTCTTGAACGGGAAAACATAGATGAAGATAGCAGGACCAAAGAAGAGAGTGACCACAGTGATGTGAGCAGACAGTGTGGACACTGCCTTAGAGGATGCACTGGAGGAGTGCTGCCAGATAGTGACCAGCATGACAATGTAGGATATGAGCAGGAGAATGAAGCAGATCAGGGACAGGAGTCCACTATTTGCAATCACCAAGAGCTCTAGGATATAGGTCTCAGTGCAGGCAAGCTTGATGACCAGGGGAAGGTCACAGAAAATGCTATCCACAACATTGGGACCACAGAAGGGTAAACCTACCGTGAAAACCATCTGGCTTGTGGTATGTATGGACCCAATTGCCCATGAGAGCAGCAGAAACCCAATGAGCACCCTGCGATTCATGATGGTCTGATACTGCAAGGGCTTGCATATGGCAACATACCTGTCTATGGCCATAGCTATCAGAAGAGACATCTCTCCACCCCCAAAGAAGTGCATAAAAAACATCTGAGCCATGCAGCCCCACAAGGAGATGGTCTTGCATTTTCTAAGGAGGTCTGCAATCATTTTGGGAGTTGCAGCAGAAGAAAGACATAAatcaaaaaatgacaaatttgcCAGAAAGAAATACATGGGGGAGTGAAGATGCGTATCAACTATCACGGAGATCACAATGAGGAGGTTTCCTACTATGATGGCTACATAGACAAGGAAGAAGACtgcaaaaaagaatatttgaatttcTTGAGAAGTGGAAAGTCCCAGCAAGATGAACTCAGACACACTTGATCTGTTGTTGGGGACATCCATTCATCCGTTCGTATGAGTTTATCAGAGGTTGCCTAGAAGAGGGAAAAACACACAGAATGTCATAGGGACTGACAAGTCCATAAACTTGATCTTTACTCACATACTGTTTCTTATCCAGGCAAACAACCCTGTTGCTACTATGACTACTTCTTTCGTATTTTACAGGAGATATTTCACTGGACCACATAGTATAGAAACTGGAGGGAATGGAGACAACTAAATAAAATGGGTGTATTGGTTGGTAGGGGCAAGGTCAGTTGGACATTAGAGAAAACCTCTCCCTTCTTGTTCAGCTGCAGATCAGACTGTGTGTGAGCATTTAATTTATTAGAATGATATAAAGGAATTTTGGAAGGCAAAAGCAAGATAAATTTTATCTCTTGCAGGAAGTGCATTTACTGACATTTTTTGTGACATTCCAGTATGCAATAAAAA
This region of Lynx canadensis isolate LIC74 chromosome B3, mLynCan4.pri.v2, whole genome shotgun sequence genomic DNA includes:
- the LOC115517018 gene encoding olfactory receptor 4K13-like produces the protein MDVPNNRSSVSEFILLGLSTSQEIQIFFFAVFFLVYVAIIVGNLLIVISVIVDTHLHSPMYFFLANLSFFDLCLSSAATPKMIADLLRKCKTISLWGCMAQMFFMHFFGGGEMSLLIAMAIDRYVAICKPLQYQTIMNRRVLIGFLLLSWAIGSIHTTSQMVFTVGLPFCGPNVVDSIFCDLPLVIKLACTETYILELLVIANSGLLSLICFILLLISYIVMLVTIWQHSSSASSKAVSTLSAHITVVTLFFGPAIFIYVFPFKSYSVDKFLSVFYSIITPLLNPIIYTLRNQEMKAAIKRLSSQHIGSWLTS